The Chryseobacterium aureum genome contains a region encoding:
- the mnmG gene encoding tRNA uridine-5-carboxymethylaminomethyl(34) synthesis enzyme MnmG, whose translation MISEIYDVIVVGAGHAGCEAAAAAANLGSKTLLVTMNMQTIGQMSCNPAMGGIAKGQIVREIDAMGGYSGIVADKSAIQFKMLNLSKGPAMWSPRTQNDRMLFAEEWRLALENTPNLDFFQDMVKQLIIENNKVAGVVTSLGIEIKAKSVVLTNGTFLNGLIHVGDKQLGGGRMGEPRAFGITEQLVTLGFEAGRMKTGTPPRVDGRSLDYSKMEEQKGDQNPQKFSYLDTPKLTKQLSCHIVYTNETVHDILREGFDRSPMFNGTIQSLGPRYCPSIEDKINRFAERNRHQLFVEPEGWKTVEIYVNGFSSSLPEDIQIKAMKHIPGFENVKVFRPGYAIEYDYFPPTQLKHTLETKLIDNLYFAGQINGTTGYEEAAGQGLIAGINAHNKVHEKGEFILNRDEAYIGVLIDDLITKGTEEPYRMFTSRAEYRLLLRQDNADIRLTEKAYQLGLAKEDRLRRVETKISESQSLEEFLRETSLKPGVINPVLESIESNPVDQAYRAAQILTRPNMTLEKLDEIDFIKEVSAQYNDEVREQAEINIKYKGYIEKEKENVAKLNRLENIKIPEDFDYTKLSSLSAEAKQKMSNVRPKTIAQAGRISGVSPADINVLLVYLGR comes from the coding sequence ATGATTTCAGAAATATATGATGTAATCGTAGTAGGTGCCGGACACGCAGGTTGTGAAGCCGCAGCTGCAGCAGCCAACCTCGGTTCAAAAACACTACTCGTTACTATGAATATGCAGACCATCGGACAGATGAGTTGCAACCCGGCAATGGGCGGAATCGCAAAAGGACAGATCGTAAGAGAGATTGATGCAATGGGAGGATATTCCGGAATTGTGGCAGACAAATCCGCCATCCAATTCAAGATGCTGAATCTTTCAAAAGGTCCTGCGATGTGGTCTCCGAGAACCCAAAATGACAGAATGCTTTTTGCCGAAGAATGGCGCTTAGCATTAGAGAATACTCCCAATCTTGATTTCTTTCAGGATATGGTGAAACAGTTGATTATTGAAAACAATAAAGTAGCAGGAGTTGTTACTTCTTTAGGAATTGAAATTAAAGCAAAATCTGTAGTTCTTACTAATGGTACTTTTCTTAACGGATTAATTCACGTTGGAGATAAACAGTTAGGAGGGGGAAGAATGGGCGAACCAAGAGCTTTTGGAATTACAGAACAATTAGTCACTTTAGGCTTTGAAGCAGGAAGAATGAAAACCGGTACTCCGCCAAGAGTAGACGGAAGAAGTTTGGATTATTCAAAAATGGAAGAACAGAAAGGAGATCAAAATCCTCAAAAGTTCAGCTATCTTGATACACCAAAACTGACAAAACAATTAAGCTGTCATATTGTTTATACCAATGAAACAGTACACGATATTTTACGGGAAGGTTTTGACAGAAGTCCAATGTTCAACGGTACCATTCAAAGTTTAGGACCAAGATACTGCCCAAGCATTGAAGATAAAATCAACCGTTTTGCAGAGAGAAACAGACACCAGCTTTTCGTAGAACCGGAAGGATGGAAAACCGTAGAGATCTATGTAAACGGATTCAGTTCTTCCCTTCCTGAAGATATACAGATCAAAGCTATGAAACATATTCCGGGATTTGAGAACGTAAAAGTTTTCCGTCCGGGGTATGCTATTGAATACGACTACTTCCCTCCTACCCAATTAAAACATACTCTGGAAACAAAATTAATTGACAATTTATATTTTGCAGGACAGATCAATGGAACTACCGGATATGAAGAAGCAGCTGGCCAGGGATTAATTGCCGGTATCAATGCCCACAATAAAGTCCACGAAAAAGGAGAATTTATTCTTAACAGAGACGAAGCTTACATCGGAGTACTGATTGATGATCTGATCACAAAAGGAACTGAAGAACCGTACAGAATGTTTACTTCACGTGCAGAATACAGACTTTTACTAAGACAGGATAATGCAGATATCAGACTTACAGAAAAAGCCTATCAATTAGGATTAGCAAAAGAAGACAGATTAAGAAGAGTTGAGACTAAAATATCTGAAAGTCAGTCACTTGAAGAGTTTCTTCGCGAAACTTCTTTAAAACCTGGTGTAATCAATCCTGTATTGGAAAGTATTGAAAGTAATCCCGTAGATCAGGCTTACAGAGCAGCTCAGATCCTTACCAGACCTAATATGACCCTTGAAAAACTGGATGAAATTGACTTTATTAAAGAAGTTTCAGCTCAGTACAATGATGAAGTAAGAGAACAGGCAGAAATCAATATAAAATATAAAGGATATATTGAGAAAGAAAAAGAAAATGTAGCGAAGCTGAACCGCCTGGAAAATATTAAAATTCCGGAAGATTTTGATTATACAAAGTTAAGCAGCCTTTCCGCAGAAGCAAAGCAGAAGATGTCCAATGTACGTCCGAAAACTATTGCACAAGCAGGAAGAATAAGCGGAGTATCTCCAGCTGATATCAACGTTTTACTGGTCTATTTAGGACGTTAA
- the ybeY gene encoding rRNA maturation RNase YbeY, with protein MIQFFYENLPESVSTDYKKWLEDLILSEGKKLGEINYIFCDDEYLLKINQDYLQHDYYTDIITFDYVKGKTISAEIFVSLQRISDNASTLSRDYEEELRRVLAHGILHLAGYKDKTEEEEKEMRRMEDLYLAKYRNLEI; from the coding sequence ATGATACAGTTCTTTTACGAAAACTTACCAGAGTCGGTAAGTACAGACTACAAAAAATGGCTGGAAGATCTTATTCTTTCAGAAGGAAAAAAGCTAGGAGAAATCAATTACATTTTCTGTGATGACGAATATCTTCTTAAGATTAATCAGGATTATTTACAGCATGATTATTATACCGATATCATCACTTTTGATTATGTAAAAGGCAAGACAATAAGCGCTGAGATTTTCGTATCTTTGCAGCGCATTTCTGATAATGCCTCTACCCTCTCCCGAGATTATGAAGAGGAATTAAGAAGGGTTTTAGCCCATGGTATTTTACACCTTGCAGGCTATAAAGACAAGACGGAAGAGGAAGAAAAAGAGATGCGGAGAATGGAAGATCTGTACTTGGCTAAATATAGGAATTTAGAGATTTAA
- a CDS encoding patatin-like phospholipase family protein, protein MRKLLILLFIFPLLLIHSQVKKDLVIPKNPKIGLSLAGGGAKGFSHVGVLKVLDSLGVKVDYISGTSMGAIVGGLYAAGYSGKEIEKIVMDTDFYSLIMDPKSRQEASFFNKSVDKYLLSIPLKNGKITLPSSISTGQRNVYLLKELFKNVSNIEDFSKMPIPFLCVATNLESGNMQIFEKGDLVQSIMASSAFPSLMDPVKIGDSIYIDGAMTVNYPSKPLKEKGIDIVIGVDLNQDLSKREDLNNIISILNQVIDFGIKKDTKEQYKYTDINIKPNLKGMSATSYDEKKKILDSGYVEGLKYSQILDQLPKRPFDRLRQRVNPIYSNVYKIDSISIEGSKIYGKNYTLGKMGLRLPSLQTYGSINKMIDKLVATNNYRFINYDIVQENDANYLKLYVTEDDTRHFLKFGLHYDEVFKTGLLLNYSAKRLLFKNSNLSLDVVVGDRLRYYLNYFIDNGYIPGFGLYSSGMSFDIKNVDNYAVDRWEWLRNEAFIQSVWKDKFAIGGGISHDYFKAENSNGDNRRYSRFLNPYIFIKTDTQDDKEFPTKGVYFAAEGKVIDLLKSEVDKRIIQIKADLRLNIPLGKQFSYRLNLFGGVTIGENLPAYYQYRLGGIFEQNLINFKSFGGFYFAQLYTNNVILASNDIQFKFNKNYFISGNFSFANLSNDIKFEDAVKVNYSSLGLTAGYKSPFGQIKVNFSHSLKNNQKGIFSVILGHWF, encoded by the coding sequence ATGAGAAAACTCCTGATTCTGCTTTTCATATTCCCATTGTTATTGATCCATTCTCAGGTAAAAAAAGATTTGGTGATTCCCAAAAACCCAAAGATAGGGCTGTCACTTGCCGGAGGTGGCGCTAAAGGGTTTTCACATGTCGGAGTTCTTAAAGTCCTGGATTCATTGGGAGTAAAAGTAGACTATATCTCCGGGACAAGTATGGGAGCTATTGTAGGCGGATTATATGCCGCAGGCTATTCCGGAAAAGAAATTGAAAAAATAGTCATGGATACGGATTTCTATTCACTTATCATGGATCCGAAATCAAGACAGGAAGCCAGCTTTTTCAATAAATCTGTAGACAAATATCTTTTATCCATTCCGCTTAAAAACGGAAAAATCACACTTCCCTCCTCTATCAGTACCGGACAAAGAAATGTTTATCTTCTGAAAGAACTTTTTAAGAACGTTTCCAATATTGAGGATTTTTCCAAAATGCCCATCCCTTTTCTCTGTGTCGCTACCAATCTGGAAAGCGGCAATATGCAGATTTTTGAAAAAGGAGATCTGGTACAGTCTATCATGGCCAGTTCTGCATTTCCTTCTTTAATGGATCCTGTAAAAATTGGCGACAGCATTTATATTGACGGAGCTATGACGGTAAACTACCCATCAAAACCTTTAAAGGAGAAAGGAATTGACATCGTTATCGGGGTGGACCTTAATCAGGATCTTTCAAAAAGAGAAGATTTAAACAATATTATATCGATATTGAATCAGGTAATTGATTTCGGGATAAAAAAAGATACCAAAGAGCAGTATAAATACACAGATATTAATATAAAACCCAATCTTAAGGGAATGTCCGCAACAAGCTATGATGAGAAAAAGAAAATTCTAGACAGTGGCTACGTAGAAGGCTTAAAGTATTCTCAAATATTGGATCAGCTGCCCAAGCGGCCGTTTGACCGTCTCAGACAGCGCGTAAATCCAATTTATTCCAATGTATACAAAATAGACAGTATATCTATTGAAGGAAGTAAAATCTATGGGAAAAATTATACGCTTGGGAAAATGGGACTGCGTCTCCCCTCTTTACAGACATATGGAAGCATCAATAAAATGATTGATAAACTGGTTGCCACAAACAACTACCGCTTTATCAATTACGATATCGTTCAGGAGAACGATGCCAATTATCTGAAGCTTTATGTAACAGAAGATGATACCCGTCATTTTTTAAAATTCGGACTTCATTATGATGAAGTCTTTAAAACCGGGCTTCTTCTGAATTACTCTGCAAAAAGGCTTTTATTCAAAAATTCGAATCTATCCCTGGATGTGGTTGTAGGAGACCGTCTGAGATATTATCTGAACTACTTTATAGACAATGGATATATCCCCGGGTTCGGGCTTTATTCATCCGGAATGAGCTTTGATATCAAGAATGTAGATAACTATGCTGTAGACCGCTGGGAATGGCTCAGAAATGAGGCTTTTATACAGTCTGTATGGAAGGATAAGTTTGCCATTGGCGGAGGAATCAGTCATGATTATTTCAAAGCAGAAAACAGTAATGGTGACAACAGACGCTACAGCCGTTTTTTAAACCCTTACATTTTCATCAAAACCGATACCCAGGATGATAAGGAATTTCCTACCAAAGGGGTTTATTTTGCGGCAGAAGGAAAAGTAATAGACCTTTTAAAATCTGAAGTAGATAAAAGAATCATCCAGATTAAAGCAGATCTCAGACTGAACATTCCACTGGGTAAGCAGTTCAGCTACCGCCTTAATCTATTTGGAGGGGTAACTATCGGAGAAAATCTTCCTGCCTATTACCAATATAGATTAGGAGGAATTTTTGAACAGAACCTGATCAATTTTAAAAGCTTCGGAGGATTCTATTTCGCCCAGCTTTATACCAATAACGTGATATTAGCTTCCAATGATATCCAGTTTAAATTTAACAAAAACTATTTCATCAGTGGAAACTTCAGTTTTGCCAATTTATCAAACGATATCAAATTTGAAGATGCAGTTAAAGTAAATTATAGCTCACTGGGATTAACGGCAGGTTACAAATCTCCCTTCGGGCAGATAAAAGTAAACTTCAGCCACTCACTTAAAAATAACCAAAAAGGGATATTCAGTGTTATTTTAGGACACTGGTTTTAA
- a CDS encoding bifunctional UDP-N-acetylmuramoyl-tripeptide:D-alanyl-D-alanine ligase/alanine racemase: MNYTVQHIAEITNAQIIGDGNLLIKNIAYDSRIIYSIKNTAFIAINTHKNSGEKFIESAIDRGISVIISEHHYPEFENITWIIVENSVVFLQKLAKYHFENSHLQSIGITGSNGKTILKEWLYQCLWNEFPTVKSPKSFNSQIGLPLSLLQINSTHQLGIFEVGISKPHEMEKLENIFHPQIGLLTHIGTAHAANFSSEEELIDEKIRLFKNSEVVIYNGDNSLVDQKIKKSYSDRKLISYGFKKGNQVFINSNISKDENIIVQYFDEEISFPVHQRDEATLTNAMALITVLKELNIENKKIVEKINLLKAVEMRLEAIEGIKGNIVINDSFNLDLDSLKTALQFLNEYNKSKKSLVLTDIVGVNSNAKELYEEVSELVNEQHFDSVFLIGDEISNFSELFKAKTYTFIDTKELIESKYLTEIENQIILLKGARKFEIERLKDILELRKHDTVLEVNLNAILHNINYHKSLLKPGTKMMAMVKANAYGLGSYEVSEFLQHHHIDYLGVAYADEGVELRKKGITTPIIVMNPEQHSYQTIIEYNLEPEIYSFRVLDLFYEAVQKSGYDKKYPIHIKLETGMHRLGFKDFELDSLSETLSRKNVKVQSMFSHLSSSDMPEEKEFTLKQLEVFEKNSTYLIEKLGYTPIRHILNSAGITNYKEHQHDMVRIGIGMLGESADPEIQKQLRSVVSFKTVISQISTVENGESVGYSRRYKADHSTRIATIPVGYADGIPRLIGNQVGNVGINKTLAPIVGNICMDMMMINVDHIPNVKEGDTVTVFNAQPSLKEFAGYCKTITYEVLTSISPRVKRIYIKD, translated from the coding sequence ATGAACTATACAGTACAACACATTGCAGAGATCACCAATGCACAGATCATTGGAGACGGTAATTTATTGATTAAAAATATAGCTTATGACAGCAGAATTATTTATTCTATCAAGAATACTGCGTTTATAGCGATCAATACTCATAAAAATTCCGGTGAAAAATTTATAGAATCTGCAATAGACAGAGGTATCAGTGTCATTATTTCTGAACATCATTATCCTGAGTTTGAAAATATAACCTGGATCATTGTTGAAAATTCTGTAGTGTTTCTTCAAAAATTAGCCAAGTATCATTTTGAAAATTCTCATTTACAATCTATCGGAATTACAGGAAGCAATGGTAAAACGATTTTAAAAGAATGGCTGTATCAATGTTTATGGAATGAATTTCCTACAGTAAAAAGTCCTAAAAGTTTTAATTCTCAAATTGGTCTTCCACTATCTCTTCTTCAGATCAACAGCACCCATCAGCTTGGAATTTTCGAAGTAGGAATTTCAAAACCACATGAAATGGAAAAGCTTGAAAATATTTTCCATCCTCAGATCGGGCTGCTTACCCACATCGGAACCGCTCATGCTGCCAATTTTTCTTCTGAAGAAGAACTGATAGACGAAAAGATCAGACTTTTCAAAAATTCTGAAGTGGTCATTTATAATGGTGACAATTCTTTAGTGGATCAAAAAATCAAAAAATCTTATTCTGACAGAAAATTAATTTCTTACGGTTTTAAAAAAGGCAATCAGGTTTTCATCAACAGCAATATTTCTAAAGATGAAAACATCATTGTTCAATATTTTGACGAAGAAATCAGTTTTCCGGTTCATCAAAGAGACGAAGCGACGTTAACCAATGCTATGGCGCTTATCACAGTCCTTAAGGAACTGAATATCGAAAATAAAAAGATCGTCGAAAAAATCAACCTTTTAAAGGCCGTTGAAATGAGGCTTGAAGCGATTGAAGGAATTAAGGGCAATATTGTCATCAACGATTCTTTTAATCTTGATCTCGATTCTTTGAAGACTGCCCTTCAGTTTTTGAATGAATATAATAAATCTAAAAAATCTTTGGTCTTAACAGATATTGTAGGAGTGAATTCCAATGCCAAAGAATTGTACGAAGAAGTTTCTGAACTGGTGAACGAACAGCATTTTGATTCTGTATTCTTAATCGGTGATGAAATTTCAAACTTTAGTGAATTATTTAAAGCTAAAACCTATACTTTCATTGACACCAAAGAGTTAATTGAAAGTAAATATCTTACAGAAATAGAAAATCAGATAATCCTGCTGAAAGGAGCCAGAAAATTTGAGATCGAAAGATTAAAAGATATTCTTGAATTAAGAAAGCACGATACAGTACTGGAAGTAAATCTTAATGCGATTCTTCATAATATTAACTATCATAAATCACTTCTGAAACCGGGAACCAAAATGATGGCTATGGTAAAAGCCAATGCCTACGGTCTGGGAAGTTATGAAGTCTCAGAATTCTTACAACATCATCACATAGATTACCTTGGAGTAGCTTATGCAGATGAAGGCGTAGAACTTCGTAAAAAAGGAATTACAACCCCTATTATTGTAATGAACCCTGAGCAGCACAGCTATCAAACGATTATAGAATACAACCTTGAGCCTGAAATTTACAGTTTCAGGGTTCTGGATTTATTTTATGAAGCCGTTCAGAAATCCGGCTATGATAAGAAATACCCAATCCATATAAAATTGGAAACGGGAATGCACCGTCTTGGTTTTAAAGATTTTGAACTGGACTCATTAAGTGAAACTTTAAGCCGGAAAAATGTGAAGGTACAGAGTATGTTCAGCCATTTATCTTCTTCAGATATGCCTGAAGAAAAAGAATTCACGCTGAAACAGCTGGAGGTATTTGAAAAAAATTCAACCTATCTAATTGAAAAATTAGGCTACACTCCTATCCGCCATATTCTAAACTCTGCGGGTATTACAAACTATAAAGAGCACCAGCATGATATGGTGAGAATTGGTATTGGTATGTTGGGAGAATCTGCAGATCCTGAAATTCAGAAGCAATTAAGGTCTGTTGTAAGCTTTAAAACCGTAATTTCACAGATATCAACGGTTGAAAACGGGGAATCTGTAGGCTACAGCAGAAGATATAAAGCTGATCATTCTACAAGAATTGCCACTATTCCTGTGGGATATGCGGACGGAATTCCAAGACTGATCGGTAATCAGGTAGGAAACGTAGGGATCAACAAAACATTGGCTCCCATCGTTGGAAATATATGCATGGATATGATGATGATCAATGTAGACCATATCCCGAATGTGAAAGAAGGAGATACAGTCACCGTATTCAATGCCCAACCAAGTTTAAAAGAATTCGCAGGATACTGCAAAACGATAACCTATGAAGTATTAACCTCCATTTCGCCCCGGGTGAAACGGATTTATATAAAAGATTAA
- a CDS encoding thymidine kinase, with protein MFLENTINHSKQSGWMEVICGSMFSGKTEELIRRLRRAEMAGQNVEIFKPKMDVRYSEEDVVSHNQNKIRSTAVENPNEILLLASNCDVVAIDEAQFFDESIVEVANQLANSGIRVVIAGLDMDFLGRPFGPMPNLMATAEYVTKVHAICKRTGNLANYSMRTSQGDDLVELGETESYEAVSRRVFIDEVLSKRK; from the coding sequence ATGTTTTTAGAAAATACAATTAATCATTCCAAACAAAGCGGTTGGATGGAAGTAATTTGTGGCTCTATGTTTTCCGGTAAAACCGAGGAACTTATCCGCAGATTGCGAAGAGCGGAAATGGCAGGACAGAATGTGGAAATTTTTAAACCTAAAATGGATGTACGCTATTCTGAAGAGGATGTAGTATCTCATAATCAGAATAAAATCCGCAGTACAGCAGTGGAAAACCCTAATGAAATTCTTCTGCTGGCTTCCAATTGTGATGTAGTAGCCATTGATGAAGCTCAGTTTTTTGATGAAAGCATTGTAGAAGTTGCCAATCAGCTTGCCAATAGCGGTATCAGAGTGGTCATTGCCGGTCTGGATATGGACTTTTTAGGGCGTCCTTTCGGGCCAATGCCTAATCTGATGGCCACTGCCGAGTACGTTACAAAAGTGCATGCTATTTGCAAAAGAACAGGTAATCTTGCCAACTATTCTATGAGAACTTCTCAGGGAGATGACCTGGTAGAACTGGGAGAGACTGAAAGTTATGAAGCGGTAAGCCGCCGTGTTTTTATTGACGAAGTACTTTCAAAAAGAAAATAA
- a CDS encoding ring-infected erythrocyte surface antigen domain-containing protein yields the protein MQNIQDLKEKIFFESMNIIDNLDKISHIDELLSKQDLVDELANRISFLKLLEKNIEYFVTDTPAQNTEHQHLSFISGDTDHHDAGNEVTEEEAIFNNELNEIDENEVFPNGSEEEEAVFTNQLNDIVENEFHENIVSFVEENQQENIQEETSEHELLEEEAVFNNQLNEIDENEISEEQRAVLSFVDEEKILANSTPDSDEDLNEDLFQHEVTEEEAVFNNQLNEIEKQEEEPAESEKETDFAAVNDAKASVAETIPSIFDAETLDDEILIEENEEQFVSSTISIEQGEMATETSNVENILSEIKNDHSEAPAKEESILAEVYDRRKIVEIDKPVPEETDKHPSDESFENLEEYHREKKIKLANIKGMKAVQSLFDDDHLERELPKQETPAPVVKEDTGSILKSNIPTQFMEADKIKTEFKLDLNDRIAFTKMLFEGSQSDLNDTVYQLNQFRTLEEAKEYLSDLYYERKWNKVDEYAQRLWILVENKFL from the coding sequence ATGCAGAATATCCAAGATTTAAAGGAAAAGATTTTTTTTGAATCCATGAATATCATTGATAATCTGGACAAAATAAGCCACATAGATGAACTACTTTCCAAGCAAGATCTTGTAGATGAGCTTGCTAACAGGATTTCTTTTTTGAAGCTGCTGGAAAAAAATATCGAATATTTCGTTACAGACACTCCAGCACAGAATACGGAGCATCAGCACCTCTCTTTTATATCCGGAGATACGGATCATCATGATGCAGGCAATGAAGTGACAGAAGAGGAAGCTATTTTTAATAATGAGCTGAACGAAATTGATGAAAATGAAGTTTTCCCGAACGGATCAGAAGAAGAGGAAGCCGTTTTCACCAACCAGCTTAATGATATTGTTGAAAATGAATTTCATGAGAATATCGTAAGTTTTGTAGAAGAAAACCAACAGGAAAATATTCAGGAGGAGACTTCCGAGCACGAATTGCTGGAAGAAGAAGCTGTTTTTAATAACCAGTTGAACGAAATTGATGAAAATGAAATTTCAGAAGAGCAGAGAGCTGTTCTAAGTTTTGTGGATGAAGAAAAAATCCTTGCCAATTCTACACCAGATTCTGACGAAGACCTGAATGAAGATCTTTTTCAGCATGAAGTGACGGAGGAAGAAGCTGTTTTCAATAATCAGCTTAATGAAATAGAAAAGCAGGAAGAAGAGCCCGCTGAATCTGAAAAAGAAACGGATTTTGCTGCGGTAAATGATGCAAAAGCTTCGGTAGCAGAAACAATCCCAAGTATTTTTGATGCGGAAACCCTGGATGATGAAATACTGATTGAAGAAAATGAAGAGCAGTTTGTCTCTTCAACGATTTCCATAGAACAGGGAGAAATGGCTACAGAAACTTCTAATGTGGAAAATATCCTGAGTGAGATAAAAAATGATCATTCTGAAGCGCCTGCAAAAGAAGAAAGCATTCTCGCTGAAGTCTACGACAGAAGAAAAATTGTGGAAATTGATAAACCTGTTCCCGAAGAAACAGATAAACATCCTTCTGATGAAAGCTTCGAAAATTTAGAAGAATACCATCGGGAGAAAAAAATAAAATTAGCCAATATCAAAGGAATGAAGGCTGTTCAGTCGCTTTTTGATGACGATCATCTGGAAAGAGAACTTCCTAAACAAGAAACCCCGGCTCCCGTGGTAAAAGAAGATACAGGAAGCATTCTGAAATCCAATATTCCAACCCAATTCATGGAGGCAGATAAGATAAAAACAGAGTTTAAACTGGATTTAAATGACAGGATTGCCTTCACGAAAATGCTGTTTGAAGGAAGCCAGTCTGATCTGAATGATACTGTCTATCAGCTGAATCAGTTCAGAACACTGGAAGAAGCCAAAGAATATCTCAGTGATCTGTATTACGAAAGAAAATGGAATAAGGTGGATGAATATGCACAGAGACTTTGGATATTGGTGGAAAATAAATTCTTATAA
- the rsmI gene encoding 16S rRNA (cytidine(1402)-2'-O)-methyltransferase, with protein MSGILYFVPTPVGNLEDMTFRAVNVLKDVDYILCEDTRTSGILLKHFEISKPLKSYHLHNEHQATEKVIADLKTGQNIAIITDAGTPGISDPGYLLAKAGADNNIDMICLPGATALIPALVVSGLPNNEFLFAGFLPQKKGRQTKLKQLAEEKKTIVLYESPHKINTTLEQIKEFFGEETKVSLSREISKKFEETKRGTISELIEFSKSKTLKGEIVLIVNNSI; from the coding sequence TTGAGCGGAATCCTATATTTTGTTCCCACACCCGTTGGGAACCTGGAAGATATGACCTTCAGGGCGGTAAATGTCCTGAAAGATGTAGATTATATTTTGTGTGAAGATACCCGAACTTCCGGAATACTTTTAAAACATTTTGAGATCTCCAAGCCTTTGAAGTCTTATCATTTACACAATGAGCATCAGGCGACAGAGAAAGTGATTGCAGACCTTAAAACCGGCCAGAATATCGCAATCATTACGGATGCAGGAACTCCGGGTATTTCAGATCCGGGATATTTACTGGCAAAAGCAGGAGCAGACAACAATATTGATATGATCTGCCTGCCGGGAGCTACAGCCCTGATTCCGGCATTGGTGGTTTCAGGCCTTCCCAATAACGAGTTTTTATTTGCCGGATTTTTACCGCAGAAAAAAGGAAGGCAGACAAAGCTGAAGCAGCTGGCGGAAGAAAAAAAGACCATCGTTCTATACGAAAGTCCTCACAAAATCAATACCACGCTGGAGCAGATTAAAGAATTCTTCGGAGAAGAAACCAAAGTAAGCTTAAGCCGTGAGATCTCTAAAAAATTTGAAGAAACCAAAAGAGGAACAATCAGTGAATTAATTGAGTTTTCAAAAAGTAAAACTTTAAAGGGAGAGATCGTTCTTATTGTCAATAATTCTATTTAA